Part of the Janibacter alkaliphilus genome is shown below.
TCAGCTCCGACGGGCCCATCCGCAGCGAGACGTCGTAGCGCTCGCCGGGCTCGTCGGCGACCCAGCACCGCCCGTCCTCGATGACCACCTCGAAGGTGTCCTCGGGGTGCGCGGCCGGGCCGCCGGTGACCCGGAACTGGGTCACCTGGCTCACCCCGGCCGCACGGTCCGGACGGAAGAAGTCGGGGAAGCGCCCGAAGATCGCCTCGAGGATCTCGACCCGGTGCTCGCCTCGCATCGTCGCGGCGATCTCCTTGTCGGACATCCCCCCGACGATCCGTGCGAACTCCGCGGCGGTGATGCCGTCGAAGGACGACGGGTCGAG
Proteins encoded:
- a CDS encoding SCP2 sterol-binding domain-containing protein; the encoded protein is MDLDPSSFDGITAAEFARIVGGMSDKEIAATMRGEHRVEILEAIFGRFPDFFRPDRAAGVSQVTQFRVTGGPAAHPEDTFEVVIEDGRCWVADEPGERYDVSLRMGPSELTKLLTGRGSATMLVMRGKISVRGDLSRAATFSSYFDLPKA